A single window of Botrytis cinerea B05.10 chromosome 3, complete sequence DNA harbors:
- the Bchis3 gene encoding Bchis3, giving the protein MAPVRSTALARDTNETSIQLAINLDGGEFPADTDKKLLSGEEGHASQVSKSQHIAIHTGIGFLDHMLHALAKHAGWSLAINCKGDLHIDDHHTAEDVCIALGTSFAKALGTPVGIARFGSAYCPLDEALSRAVVDISNRPFAVIDLGLKREKIGDLSCEMIPHCLQSFAQGARITLHVDCLRGDNDHHRAESAFKALAVAVRQATSIVAGREGEVPSTKGTLST; this is encoded by the exons ATGGCCCCAGTCAGATCAACCGCGCTTGCGCGCGATACCAACGAGACCAGCATTCAACTGGCAATCAATCTCGACGGGGGAGAGTTCCCAGCGGATACCGATAAGAAGTTGCTGAGTGGTGAAGAGGGACATGCTTCCCAAGTATCAAAATCGCAACACATTGCTATCCATACTGGAATTGGATTTTTGGATCACATGTTGCATGCTTTGGCGAAGCATGCTGGTTGGAGTTTGGCAATCAATTGCAAAGGAGATTTACACA tCGATGACCACCATACCGCCGAAGACGTCTGTATCGCACTCGGCACATCATTTGCAAAGGCCCTCGGTACCCCTGTGGGCATTGCACGTTTTGGATCCGCATACTGCCCTCTCGATGAAGCACTTTCGCGAGCCGTTGTCGATATTTCGAACCGTCCATTTGCTGTCATAGATTTGGGActcaagagagaaaagattggagatttgagtTGTGAAATGATCCCACATTGCCTGCAGAGTTTTGCACAGGGCGCACGAATCACATTGCATGTGGATTGTTTGAGGGGTGATAACGATCATCACAGAGCGGAGAGTGCGTTCAAGGCATTGGCTGTGGCAGTTAGACAGGCTACTTCGATAGTAGCGGGTAGAGAGGGTGAGGTTCCAAGTACAAAGGGCACTTTGAGCACTTGA
- the Bcrfc4 gene encoding Bcrfc4: MTTSKAPEVGESSTSAAKKALKANTNGVTNYELPWVEKYRPVFLDDVVGNTETIERLKIIAKDGNMPHVIISGMPGIGKTTSVLCLARQLLGDSYKEAVLELNASDERGIDVVRNRIKGFAQKKVTLPAGRHKLVILDEADSMTSGAQQALRRTMEIYSSTTRFAFACNQSNKIIEPLQSRCAILRYARLTDQQVVKRLLQIIETEKVEYSDDGLAALVFSAEGDMRQAINNLQSTFAGFGLVNGDNVFKVVDSPHPIKVQAMIKACYEGKIDSALETLNELWGLGYSSHDIISTMFRVTKTVNTLSEHSKLEFIKEIGFTHMKILEGVQTLLQLSGCIARLCKLNMDSRQFVAK, encoded by the exons ATGACGACCAGCAAGGCACCAGAAGTTGGGGAGTCCTCTACCAGTGCTGCAAAGAAAGCATTGAAAGCCAACACTAATGGAGTTACAAATTATGAATTGCCCTG GGTTGAGAAATATCGACCGGTGTTCCTCGATGATGTAGTAGGAAACACGGAGACAATAGAACGACTAAAGATTATAGCGAAAGATGGAAACATGCCACATGTTATCATTTCTGGTATGCCAGGTATTGGAAAGACGACGAGTGTGCTGTGTCTGGCTAGGCAACTGTTAGGAGATTCATACAAGGAGGCAGTACTGGAATTGAATGCTAGTGACGAAAGAG GTATCGACGTTGTGCGCAACCGCATTAAGGGATTTGCACAGAAGAAAGTCACACTACCCGCCGGTCGCCATAAACTCGTTATTCTCGATGAAGCGGATAGTATGACATCTGGAGCCCAACAAGCCTTACGCCGTACAATGGAGATATACAGTTCCACCACGCGATTTGCTTTTGCATGCAACCAATCGAATAAGATTATCGAGCCTTTACAGTCCAGATGCGCAATTTTACGATATGCAAGACTGACCGATCAGCAAGTAGTCAAACGATTGTTACAAATCATCGAGACAGAGAAGGTGGAATATAGTGATGATGGATTGGCTGCATTAGTTTTCAGCGCTGAGGGAGATATGCGCCAGGCTATCAATAATTTGCAGTCGACTTTTGCTGGTTTTGGACTCGTCAATGGAGATAATGTCTTCAAGGTTGTGGATTCACCCCACCCCATCAAGGTACAAGCTATGATAAAGGCATGCTACGAGGGTAAAATTGATTCTGCATTGGAGACATTGAACGAGTTATGGGGCTTGGGATACTCGAGTCACGATATCATCAGTACCATGTTCAGGGTTACCAAGACGGTCAATACTTTGAGTGAGCATTCGAAATTAGAGTTCATCAAGGAAATTGGATTCACGCATATGAAGATTCTGGAAGGAGTTCAGACGCTTCTTCAATTAAGTGGTTGTATTGCAAGGCTTTGCAAGTTGAATATGGATTCAAGACAATTCGTTGCTAAATAA